TTAACTAAACCAATATATGATCATGAAAAAACTACTGCTTACCCTCACGCTATTTTCGTTAATTCTAGGTGTTCAAGCTCAAAGTAAAAGTATCGCCTCACTGAAAGACAAATACAAAGGAAATGAGGATTTTTTCCACCTCGAACTTGGAGGAAACTTCATGAATTTCGCCGAAGGATTTAAAATTGATATGGACAAAAACGACATGGCTACCGTAGCCAAATCCGTAGAAAAACTCAATTTTTTCACCCTACCGGATGGAGTACCTGCTATGACTGAATACAAATCACTTCAAAAAAGTCTCTCAAAAGAGAATTACGATCTACTCATGGAGGCCGCTGAAGGCAAAAGTGGGGTAATGATCTTTGGCAAAGGAGCCCGTACTTTATCCGATTTAGTCATCCTCGTCGGAGATGAAAAAGATGGAGGTTTGATCGTGGTGGAATTAAAAGGAAGCTTTACGCAAGAGATGCTTTCCAAAGCAAAAACACACCTTAATTAAGATCTGCAAAGATGAAATCAAGTCTCAAGGCCCGATAATTCGGGCCTTTTTTATGGGATTTTGGCAAAAACTGAAAAAATGTAAAAAATTCTTCATTTCCATACAATCGATTGCGGATTCGAATTATGGAAAACCCATGTACAGACATCATTCTAGTGTTTTACATTTTTTCAAAATTAAATTCTTTAAAAAGACAAATCATCAAAATCCAACACTTCCCGCGATCGTTTGCAGACTGATTTTATATTTTTTTCATTTTTAACACTTTTTCATTGACAATTTGAAAATATTATTTACCATTCATTGAAACTTTTGCAAAAATGATCCCGTTTAGTAACTTTGTAATGTAATTCGAATTACCGCAAAGGCCCTGTAACCCAAAATACCCCCTCGCGAGAACAGTCCGTTCCAGGGTTACATATCGAAAAATCAAACACGTATTAAACCAACTAAAACAATGAAAAAATTCATGACTATGCTTTTTGTTGCGGGGATCGCATCAGGAGCGTTCGCTTACAACGACGAAAAAACAGTTGAAATCAGACAAACTGAGCCAGCTAAGGTGATGGTAGCCGTGGCAGAAGCTCCAAATACCGCCCTTACTGTAAAAATTACAGACTCAGACAACAGATTGGTATTGAGAGATCGAATCACCAAATCTGAAGCTTTTGCAAAGCGCTATGACCTTAATGCTCTTCCAGCAGGTGAATATTCTATTGAGGTGGCAGATGAAAACGGAACTTTAAGAACCGCAACTTTCAATACTGCAATCAAAAATAAGCCAGCAGTCTTCTCAAGAGTAACTGCTATGGGAGATAATCAGTACAGATTGCTAGTATCTAATCTTGCCGCAAAGGATGTAACAGTTCAAATCTATGATGGAGAAAAATTGATCCATACGGAAACTGTCGACAATCCTCAAGGTCTACATAAAATCTATACCATCGCAAAGCCAGGATTCCCTAACTCTATCAGCTTTAGAGTAAGTACTGCTTCTGGATTTGAAACTTTCGTAGCTGCTCGATAAGCTAAACCAACTTGATTTTTAATCCCCGATCATTCGCTTGATTGGGGATTTTTTTTGATTATTCCTGAAAACCAACCTTTCGTAGAATCAATCTAGAAATCAAAAAAGCCAATGAAAGGCAATTTTCCCAAAAACATGATTTTGGGCGTTGACAGCGTCTTTGCTTTGGAAGGTCAGTCCATAAGAAAACCCAAAATGCTGAAAGTTTAACACAAGATCTCCTGAACAAACCCATCCGCTCCGACTTGCTGAAAACCCACTATCCTTTTTGAAATCCCCTCCTTGAACACTTCCATTCCAAAAGGACTGACGACCAAAAAAACCGAGCTGAAAATATTGTTCTGCACTTTTTCCGCTTGATCCAACTCGACTTCCTGATAACTGAGAAATGGGAAGTGGCAATAAATTTCCAAGCCGGAAAATCGATCCCACCTGGATGCTCTGATCCCAATTTCCAAATCCCGCTTTTCCTGCCAGCGTGATATCCGCCAAAGAATTCCCTACCAAATAAACCTTAGCTCCGGCAAAAATATTCCCTAAAACTGCATTCGAAAGCTGTTCTTCCCATCCCTCTGGCTTGGGAAACCCTGCCAATTCATGATACCATCGATGAAGATTTCCAATTCCAGACTGAGGCCCCAATAAACCTCCCAAAGCACTGAATTCATAAAACCAGCGACTTTTTCGCCATTGGATTCCCGGTTCCAAAAAAATCATCCCAGCAAATGGTCGTTCAAATGGGACGAGGCTTCTATCTTTTTTTAAGTCTGGGGTATACATTTCCTTACCCATCGTAATTGACCAACTTTTCCCCTGGCTCAAATACTGATAAAAATCCACTTTGATTCCGCTACTGTAATAACGGTCCATTCTACCCGGGATAAATGCATCATTATCCAATCGGACAGAAACCTGACTTTTACGAAGTGAATCGGAACTTGCAAACCCATCCACTGCAATTCCTATCAAAAAGCTGAAGAAAAAAATTAAATCCTTACTTGTCATTCTTGAAAGCGCTTGGCTGTTTCTGCGACTCTTCTACCCAATCCCCGGCCTTTTTCCAAAAAAAGTGGATCCAATTGACCAGAATCAAAAGGGCTTTCTCCTGTAACTCCAGAAGCCCCAAAGGAAGCTTCCACTTGGTCACCTCCTAGCACGATCATTCCATGGATTAGCATCCCTCTTAAAATATCCAGCATCACGCCTTCTTCCCCAATCGAAATTCCTCCACCTGTAGCGAAAGCGGCACCAAGTTTATTCTTTAAAGGCCTACCTTCAAATGGCCACGAATTCATAAATTCCAATACCTCAGGTGCCACATTGGAATTGTAAACCGGAGAACCAAAGATGATCGCATTGGCATCAAGTAAATCTTGCGTGCTTACTTCCTCGATGGGTCTGATTT
Above is a window of Algoriphagus sanaruensis DNA encoding:
- a CDS encoding DUF4252 domain-containing protein is translated as MKKLLLTLTLFSLILGVQAQSKSIASLKDKYKGNEDFFHLELGGNFMNFAEGFKIDMDKNDMATVAKSVEKLNFFTLPDGVPAMTEYKSLQKSLSKENYDLLMEAAEGKSGVMIFGKGARTLSDLVILVGDEKDGGLIVVELKGSFTQEMLSKAKTHLN
- a CDS encoding flavodoxin family protein, giving the protein MFRSFLLAFFLSIWSNFSFAQRQPSILITYYSQSGNTKAMAEAIFEGATSVSGVVPKIRPIEEVSTQDLLDANAIIFGSPVYNSNVAPEVLEFMNSWPFEGRPLKNKLGAAFATGGGISIGEEGVMLDILRGMLIHGMIVLGGDQVEASFGASGVTGESPFDSGQLDPLFLEKGRGLGRRVAETAKRFQE
- a CDS encoding lipid A deacylase LpxR family protein yields the protein MTSKDLIFFFSFLIGIAVDGFASSDSLRKSQVSVRLDNDAFIPGRMDRYYSSGIKVDFYQYLSQGKSWSITMGKEMYTPDLKKDRSLVPFERPFAGMIFLEPGIQWRKSRWFYEFSALGGLLGPQSGIGNLHRWYHELAGFPKPEGWEEQLSNAVLGNIFAGAKVYLVGNSLADITLAGKAGFGNWDQSIQVGSIFRLGNLLPLPISQLSGSRVGSSGKSAEQYFQLGFFGRQSFWNGSVQGGDFKKDSGFSASRSGWVCSGDLVLNFQHFGFSYGLTFQSKDAVNAQNHVFGKIAFHWLF